In Methylocystis echinoides, one genomic interval encodes:
- a CDS encoding caspase family protein: protein MQLIRSLAVAALALLVLIAGQGAGAFAAERRLALVIGEAAYPVKPIATAANDAGLVAQTLQAAGFDVTGARDLEEAALKQAFRDFLDKAAQAGPDAVVFIYVSGYGLQLEGENYILPVDATIARDTDIPLRALRVSDYLKPLAGSGAKLVVAALDVARANPFKLTGQPLAGGLALYEPGGRALLAFNAAPGTIAPESKGDYGPYAHALSEMMRDGGRPLTEVFENTRLRVSEMTKGAQIPWNSQRVETDFLFFEREANAPLRKEDVARLGQPISALGADDGFSAAVRRDTMQGYQDYVATYPASPYAKRARAMLAARREAMTWRRSRIIDTPDAYWSYLRRYPRGPHAWDARRRLAELRYEFEPPPDFAMIDYGYPPPPPDELIFIDQPVIFFDDPLWAFPPPPPPPFYFLPPPPPDFIILPPPIVVVAPYALPAPPYVPIPVWQRPPAYIAPPPPNVIYANMHNAVALNPAENQLVIRSPAGAVISTEALTAVGAGAAAVGIGAALPNFIAKRNAVPPGGVAPPPIAGAPLGATPAIGPAPGPVPAGPPGARPLTEGATPPGAAPLTNGAQQLPGGGPAGQRLHPGGVAPPNAPPAAALPAGLPVKDHALPQPPAGAAAPLAGPGRRLRDVVAPTAPSGAAKEQGLWSPPGGAGPAPAQTGRRIAPQIDRLGSPAGDGASPLRGRQLSRTPPVNPGGGGNRLQGEGPDALRSFRRRMAPDFGGPAGPAPGAMQGARLPRQMREAPPGMDMPGMRGMPDIAPRRAYPRPDMPAGMGAPMRGPPRDAMPQPDAMPAARYRSGPSGGLPPQMRDMQPRMPDAPPMRAMTPPQMHAPAMDRPPPGMTPGFRAPPSPQQAAPAPRLDQWSKPRRGDGDSGFHGFR, encoded by the coding sequence ATGCAGTTAATCCGGAGTCTGGCGGTTGCGGCGCTCGCCCTTCTTGTGCTGATCGCGGGGCAGGGCGCGGGCGCTTTCGCGGCCGAGCGACGCCTTGCCCTCGTCATTGGCGAAGCGGCCTATCCCGTAAAGCCCATCGCCACCGCCGCGAATGACGCCGGGCTCGTCGCGCAGACTCTCCAGGCGGCCGGTTTCGACGTCACCGGCGCGCGCGATCTCGAAGAGGCGGCGCTGAAACAGGCGTTCCGCGACTTTCTCGACAAGGCCGCGCAGGCGGGGCCGGACGCCGTCGTCTTCATTTATGTCTCGGGCTACGGCCTCCAGCTCGAAGGCGAAAACTACATTCTGCCGGTCGATGCGACGATTGCCCGCGACACCGATATTCCGCTGCGGGCGCTGCGCGTCTCGGATTACCTCAAACCGCTCGCGGGCTCGGGGGCGAAGCTCGTCGTCGCCGCGCTCGACGTGGCGCGCGCCAATCCGTTCAAACTGACCGGCCAGCCGCTCGCCGGCGGCCTTGCGCTCTACGAGCCCGGCGGCCGCGCGCTGCTCGCGTTCAACGCCGCGCCGGGCACGATCGCGCCGGAATCCAAGGGCGATTACGGCCCCTACGCCCATGCGCTCTCGGAGATGATGCGCGACGGCGGCCGCCCGCTGACGGAGGTCTTCGAGAATACGCGACTGCGCGTTTCGGAGATGACGAAAGGCGCGCAAATCCCGTGGAACTCGCAGCGCGTGGAGACCGATTTCCTTTTCTTCGAGCGCGAGGCCAACGCGCCGCTGCGCAAGGAGGATGTCGCGCGTCTCGGCCAGCCGATCAGCGCGCTAGGCGCCGACGACGGTTTTTCCGCCGCCGTCCGCCGCGACACCATGCAGGGCTACCAGGATTACGTCGCGACCTATCCGGCGTCGCCCTATGCGAAGCGGGCGCGGGCGATGCTCGCGGCGCGGCGCGAGGCCATGACCTGGCGGCGCTCGCGCATCATCGACACGCCCGACGCCTATTGGTCCTATCTGCGGCGCTATCCCAGGGGGCCGCACGCCTGGGACGCGCGCCGGCGCCTTGCGGAGCTGCGCTACGAATTCGAGCCGCCGCCGGACTTCGCCATGATCGACTACGGCTATCCGCCGCCGCCGCCGGACGAGCTCATTTTCATCGATCAGCCCGTCATTTTCTTCGACGATCCGCTCTGGGCGTTTCCGCCGCCCCCGCCGCCGCCGTTCTATTTCCTGCCGCCGCCGCCGCCGGATTTCATCATCCTGCCGCCGCCCATCGTCGTCGTCGCGCCCTATGCGCTGCCGGCGCCGCCCTATGTGCCGATCCCGGTCTGGCAGCGGCCGCCGGCCTATATCGCGCCGCCGCCGCCGAACGTCATATACGCCAACATGCACAACGCCGTGGCGCTGAACCCCGCAGAGAACCAGCTCGTCATTCGCAGTCCCGCCGGCGCCGTGATCTCGACCGAGGCCCTCACCGCCGTCGGCGCGGGGGCCGCCGCGGTCGGCATAGGCGCGGCGCTGCCCAATTTTATCGCCAAGCGAAACGCGGTCCCGCCCGGGGGCGTCGCGCCGCCGCCGATCGCCGGCGCGCCTCTCGGCGCGACCCCTGCTATCGGCCCTGCGCCGGGCCCCGTTCCGGCGGGCCCGCCCGGCGCGCGGCCGCTCACCGAGGGAGCGACGCCGCCCGGCGCGGCCCCCCTGACGAACGGCGCCCAACAGCTTCCTGGGGGTGGTCCCGCCGGCCAGCGGCTGCATCCGGGCGGCGTTGCGCCTCCCAACGCCCCGCCGGCCGCCGCGCTTCCCGCCGGCCTGCCAGTGAAGGACCACGCTCTGCCGCAGCCGCCCGCTGGCGCGGCCGCGCCGCTCGCTGGTCCGGGCCGCCGCTTGCGCGACGTCGTCGCGCCCACGGCGCCGTCGGGCGCGGCGAAAGAGCAAGGGCTCTGGTCGCCGCCAGGAGGCGCCGGACCCGCGCCGGCTCAGACCGGCAGGCGGATCGCGCCGCAGATTGATCGGCTGGGGTCGCCAGCCGGCGACGGGGCGTCGCCCCTGCGCGGCCGCCAGCTCAGTCGCACGCCTCCCGTGAATCCCGGCGGGGGCGGGAACCGCCTCCAGGGCGAGGGGCCCGACGCGCTCCGCTCGTTTCGTCGCAGGATGGCCCCCGATTTTGGCGGCCCCGCTGGGCCGGCCCCCGGCGCCATGCAGGGCGCGCGGCTTCCCAGGCAGATGCGGGAAGCGCCGCCGGGCATGGATATGCCGGGGATGCGCGGCATGCCCGATATTGCGCCCCGCCGCGCCTATCCCCGGCCGGATATGCCGGCAGGGATGGGGGCGCCGATGCGCGGCCCGCCCCGGGACGCCATGCCGCAGCCGGACGCCATGCCGGCCGCCCGCTATCGCAGCGGCCCGTCCGGAGGCCTGCCGCCGCAGATGCGCGACATGCAGCCGAGGATGCCGGATGCCCCGCCCATGCGGGCGATGACGCCGCCGCAGATGCATGCGCCGGCGATGGATCGCCCGCCGCCGGGCATGACGCCTGGCTTTCGGGCGCCGCCGTCGCCCCAGCAGGCGGCGCCGGCGCCGCGGCTGGACCAATGGTCGAAGCCGCGCCGGGGCGACGGGGACTCTGGTTTCCAC
- a CDS encoding P-II family nitrogen regulator: MKTITAIIKPFKLDDVRDALMALGVYGMTATEVRGYGRQKGHAEIYRGTEYIIAFLPKIKVEIALPDDLVDGAVEAVRKAAYTGKIGDGKIFVTPLDHALRIRTGEADNDAL, from the coding sequence ATGAAAACCATTACCGCCATCATCAAACCCTTCAAGCTCGACGATGTGCGCGACGCGCTGATGGCGCTGGGCGTCTATGGGATGACGGCGACTGAGGTCCGAGGCTACGGCCGCCAGAAAGGCCACGCCGAGATCTACCGCGGCACGGAATACATCATCGCCTTTCTGCCGAAGATCAAGGTCGAGATCGCGCTCCCGGACGACCTCGTCGACGGCGCGGTCGAGGCCGTCCGCAAGGCGGCCTATACCGGCAAGATCGGCGACGGAAAGATTTTCGTCACGCCGCTGGACCACGCCCTTCGCATACGGACGGGCGAAGCCGACAACGACGCGCTGTAA
- a CDS encoding ammonium transporter, with product MRTLFAALAAIVATPALAQDAPKIDGADTAFMIVATALVLMMTLPGLALFYSGMVRKKNVLATMAQSLIATAIVSLLWIAVAYSLAFSGDGAYLGDTARILLRNVGMDTVSPLAGTIPEILFMAYQMTFAVITCALVGGSVAERMRFSAFILFCIVWLFIVYVPSAHWVWGGGFLQKMGLLDFAGGTVVHINAGVAGLVCALAMGNRVGFGRENLSPFDLSLAVVGTGLLWVGWFGFNGGSALGANSRAVFAIVATHLAACSGALVWSGLEWVERGKPSVLGVVSGAVAGLGTITPASGYVLPWHGVVIGLIAGGVCYWFCTVAKHKFHYDDTLDVFGVHGVGGMMGTLLAGVFATRAVTASADSPGVAGLLEGDPHQFVVQAIGVGVTIVWCVIGTLITLKIVSFFTKLRVTSDDEREGLDIALHGEALHQ from the coding sequence ATGCGAACGTTATTTGCGGCCCTGGCCGCCATCGTCGCCACCCCCGCCCTCGCGCAGGACGCCCCGAAGATCGACGGCGCCGACACCGCCTTCATGATCGTCGCGACGGCGCTGGTGCTCATGATGACCCTGCCGGGCCTCGCGCTCTTCTACAGCGGCATGGTCCGCAAGAAGAATGTGCTCGCCACCATGGCGCAGAGCCTCATCGCCACGGCGATCGTCTCGCTGCTGTGGATCGCCGTCGCCTATAGCCTCGCCTTCTCCGGCGACGGTGCCTATCTTGGCGACACGGCGCGCATTCTGCTGCGCAACGTCGGCATGGACACGGTCAGCCCGCTCGCCGGCACGATTCCGGAAATCCTGTTCATGGCCTATCAGATGACCTTCGCGGTCATCACTTGCGCGCTGGTCGGCGGTTCGGTCGCCGAGCGCATGCGATTTTCGGCCTTCATCCTCTTCTGCATTGTCTGGCTCTTCATCGTCTATGTGCCGTCGGCGCACTGGGTGTGGGGCGGCGGCTTCCTGCAGAAGATGGGTCTTCTCGATTTCGCCGGCGGCACGGTCGTGCATATCAACGCCGGCGTCGCCGGCCTCGTCTGTGCGCTGGCGATGGGCAATCGCGTCGGCTTCGGACGCGAAAACCTCTCACCCTTCGACTTGTCGCTCGCCGTCGTCGGCACCGGCCTGCTGTGGGTCGGCTGGTTCGGCTTCAACGGCGGCTCTGCGCTGGGCGCCAATTCGCGCGCGGTCTTCGCCATCGTCGCCACCCATCTCGCGGCCTGCTCGGGCGCGCTCGTGTGGAGCGGGCTCGAATGGGTCGAGCGCGGCAAGCCCTCCGTGCTCGGCGTCGTCTCCGGCGCGGTCGCGGGGCTCGGCACCATCACCCCGGCCTCGGGCTATGTGCTGCCGTGGCACGGCGTCGTCATCGGGCTCATCGCCGGCGGCGTCTGCTACTGGTTCTGCACCGTGGCCAAGCACAAGTTTCACTATGACGACACGCTCGACGTCTTCGGCGTCCATGGCGTCGGCGGCATGATGGGCACGCTGCTCGCCGGCGTCTTCGCGACGCGCGCCGTCACGGCGTCGGCCGACAGCCCCGGCGTCGCCGGCCTGCTCGAGGGCGATCCGCATCAATTCGTGGTGCAGGCGATCGGCGTCGGCGTGACCATCGTCTGGTGCGTCATCGGCACGCTGATAACGTTGAAGATCGTCTCCTTCTTCACCAAGCTGCGCGTCACCAGCGACGACGAACGCGAGGGCCTCGACATCGCGCTGCATGGAGAAGCGCTGCACCAGTGA